One window from the genome of Haliaeetus albicilla chromosome 26, bHalAlb1.1, whole genome shotgun sequence encodes:
- the FAM78A gene encoding protein FAM78A, protein MGCIQSISCKSKVFRESISVIEVKASIDPIPTSIDESSSVVLRYRTPHFRASAQVLVPPIPKKETWIVGWIQACSHMEFYNHYGEQGMSSWELPDLLDGKIQAISDSDGVNYPWYGNTTETCTIVGPTKKESKFNISMNDNFYPSVTWAVPVSESNVAKLTSIHRDQSFTTWLVATNTATNEMVTLQTIKWRMRLGIEVNPSRPLGQRAKLQEPSAQEQPQVLSKNEPIPPSALVKPNANDAQVLMWRPKDGPPLVVIPPKHR, encoded by the exons ATGGGCTGTATTCAGAGTATTAGCTGCAAATCCAAAGTTTTCCGGGAAAGTATTTCAGTGATTGAAGTCAAAGCCTCCATCGATCCCATTCCCACCAGCATCGACGAGTCCTCCAGCGTGGTCCTGCGCTACCGGACCCCTCACTTCCGAGCCTCTGCGCAAGTGTTGGTGCCCCCTATTCCCAAGAAGGAGACCTGGATCGTGGGCTGGATCCAGGCTTGCAGCCACATGGAATTTTACAATCACTACGGGGAACAGGGAAT GTCAAGTTGGGAGCTTCCGGATCTACTGGACGGTAAAATCCAGGCCATCAGTGACTCAGATGGAGTGAACTATCCCTGGTATGGAAACACGACAGAAACCTGCACCATCGTGGGTCCCACGAAGAAGGAGTCCAAGTTCAACATCAGCATGAATGACAACTTTTACCCGAGCGTGACGTGGGCAGTGCCCGTCAGCGAGAGCAACGTGGCCAAACTCACGAGCATTCACCGGGATCAAAGCTTCACCACCTGGCTGGTTGCAACCAACACGGCTACCAACGAAATGGTGACCTTGCAGACTATCAAATGGCGCATGAGGCTGGGCATCGAGGTAAATCCCAGCAGACCCTTGGGGCAGCGTGCCAAGCTGCAGGAACCCTCTGCTCAAGAGCAGCCCCAGGTCCTTAGCAAGAATGAGCCAATACCACCCAGTGCCCTTGTCAAACCCAATGCCAATGATGCTCAGGTACTCATGTGGAGGCCAAAGGATGGACCACCACTTGTGGTGATACCTCCAAAACATCGATAA
- the PLPP7 gene encoding inactive phospholipid phosphatase 7 isoform X1, giving the protein MPASQPRSRARDRNNVLNRAEFLSLNQPLKGNQESRSSGRKQSGQAGAAGAQNSNPKERRQSQQLPEEDCMQLNPSFKGIAFNSLLAIDICMSKRLGVCANRASSWGGARSMINLLGITGHGIPWIAGTLICLVKSSTLAGQEVLMNLLLALLLDIMIVAGLQKLAKRKGPYDVTPGLLDYLTMDTYAFPAGHASRAAMLSKFFLNHLVLAIPLRILLVLWALCVGFSRVMIGRHHITDVLSGFVFGYLQFRLVELMWMSSNTCQMLISIW; this is encoded by the exons ATGCCAGCATCCCAGCCGCGGTCCAGGGCAAGAGACAGGAACAATGTCCTCAACCGGGCTGAGTTCCTCTCCCTGAATCAGCCCTTGAAGGGGAACCAGGAGAGCAGGAGCTCCGGCAGAAAGCAGAGCGGCCAGGCCGGAGCAGCTGGTGCCCAGAACAGCAACCCCAAGGAGCGGAGGCAGTCGCAGCAGCTGCCCGAAGAGGACTGCATGCAGCTCAACCCCTCCTTCAAGGGAATCGCCTTCAACTCCCTGCTGGCCATTGATATCTGCATGTCCAAGAGGCTGGGAGTGTGTGCCAACAGAGCCTCCTCCTGGGGTGGTGCCCGCTCCATGATTAACCTCCTGGGGATAACGGGGCACGGCATCCCCTGGATTGCGGGTACGCTCATCTGCCTGGTGAAGAGCAGCACGCTGGCAGGCCAAGAGGTCCTCATGAACCTGCTGCTAG CCCTGCTTCTGGACATCATGATTGTGGCTGGTTTGCAGAAGTTGGCCAAGCGGAAGGGCCCATACGATGTCACCCCTGGCTTGTTGGACTACCTGACCATGGACACATATGCATTTCCAGCCGGGCACGCCAGCCGAGCAGCCATGCTCTCCAAGTTCTTCCTCAACCACCTGGTCTTGGCCATCCCTCTCCGGATCCTGCTGGTCCTCTGGGCCCTCTGCGTGGGCTTTTCCCGCGTCATGATCGGACGGCACCACATCACAGATGTCCTGTCTGGCTTTGTTTTCGGCTACTTACAGTTCAGGCTGGTGGAGTTGATGTGGATGTCTTCCAACACGTGTCAGATGTTGATATCCATCTGGTGA
- the PLPP7 gene encoding inactive phospholipid phosphatase 7 isoform X2, whose product MPASQPRSRARDRNNVLNRAEFLSLNQPLKGNQESRSSGRKQSGQAGAAGAQNSNPKERRQSQQLPEEDCMQLNPSFKGIAFNSLLAIDICMSKRLGVCANRASSWGGARSMINLLGITGHGIPWIAGTLICLVKSSTLAGQEVLMNLLLVHPSEKAKIALNWLEKHSVSCLFSPLPLKETVLVL is encoded by the exons ATGCCAGCATCCCAGCCGCGGTCCAGGGCAAGAGACAGGAACAATGTCCTCAACCGGGCTGAGTTCCTCTCCCTGAATCAGCCCTTGAAGGGGAACCAGGAGAGCAGGAGCTCCGGCAGAAAGCAGAGCGGCCAGGCCGGAGCAGCTGGTGCCCAGAACAGCAACCCCAAGGAGCGGAGGCAGTCGCAGCAGCTGCCCGAAGAGGACTGCATGCAGCTCAACCCCTCCTTCAAGGGAATCGCCTTCAACTCCCTGCTGGCCATTGATATCTGCATGTCCAAGAGGCTGGGAGTGTGTGCCAACAGAGCCTCCTCCTGGGGTGGTGCCCGCTCCATGATTAACCTCCTGGGGATAACGGGGCACGGCATCCCCTGGATTGCGGGTACGCTCATCTGCCTGGTGAAGAGCAGCACGCTGGCAGGCCAAGAGGTCCTCATGAACCTGCTGCTAG tTCATCCTTCGGAGAAGGCGAAGATTGCGCTGAACTGGCTTGAAAAGCACAGTGTTAGCtgccttttctcccctctgcctTTGAAAGAGACTGTCCTCGTGCTGTGA